The stretch of DNA tctaaatcagcaaaaaaaataaaatatacaaaaaaaaaacaaaaaagcactaataattaaaaattaatagtgTCTAACAAAATTTATAACCTACAAAGACATTCCGTTCATAttcctatatttattatatcttaccattataaacaatacaataaatttataactcaataattaatttctataaataactcattaaatataataaacagCCATATTATAAATgggctgatttttttttatatgaaaaaaatattagtgttaaattaattaaataaaatatcttttaaatttaactttagtttacacatatttaatttaattctataaaacataacaatttttaatatttattatatattataattaatttaccgTTCCGCGCATCGCGCGCGAGTCTCATTCTAGTATCAAAAAGTTGTAGAcaactattttaaaatattttaacacaaaaaaaaataattatattaagtgtacattaaaattaataaatatacaatatatattaaaaataggttaaacaatataaatatttatatacaaatacataataACTTAATAAGTGATTTCAGTAACTAATTTTGATGTACATTTTTTAAAACCGAAAAGTCCTCAAACCCCAAACAGAGAAAGTCCTTACCCCATAGTCCATATATAAGCttataaacaaaacaaacaGAAAGTGGAGGGAAAAAACAGATTGAAACAAATTTTTTCTGGAAGGCAAAGCAAAGCGTAAAtgaaattatgaaaatatgaaaGTGATAGATttttcacatgatcatcaaatCGCAATTCTTTTATACAAGATTATCACGCATAACAGCATCATGCTGCTGCTACTTCTCCGTTTGTTCCTCCCAACAACCATGCCTTGGCGCCTTCGATTCACATTCCTTCGCCAGCACCCTCCAACGAACCATCCAAGACGGCGACGCCGATGCCGGCAAGCGCCTCCACTGCCACGCTCTCAAGCGAGGCGCGTGTTTGGACTTATTCGCTCAGAACATTCTACTAAACGCTTATGTGCAATCTGATTCACTGGACGATGCTTTGAAACTGTTCGATGAAATGCCGCTTAGAAACACCATCTCTTATATCACCTTGGCACAGGGCTTCTCCCGCTCCCAGCAGTTCCACCATGCTCTTCACTTGATTCGCAggtaaagtttgaatctttcagGGGATCTTTTGCTTCTCTTGATTGTTCTCTTATCtgtatgctttttttttttgttccagCACAGGTTGTTTAGAGAAGGACATGAGCTAAACCAGTTTGTTTTTACTACTATTCTTAAGTTGCTTGTGAGCATGGATTGGACTCCTATGTGCTGCAGTGTCCATGCGTGTGTTTATAAGCTTGGACATCACACTGATGCGTTTGTTGGGACCGCCCTTATTGATGCCTACTCTGTTTGTGGAAATGTTGAGGTTGCTCGTCAAGTTTTTGATGGCATTTGTTGTAAGGACATGGTATCGTGGACTGGGATGATCTCTTGCTATGCTGAGAATCACTTCTACGAGGATTCGTTGCAGCTTTTTGGTCAGATGAGGAGTATGGGGTACAACCCAAACAATTTCACCATTTCAGGTGCTCTCAAGTCCTGTCTTGGTCTGGAAGCTTATGATGTGGGGAAAAGTGTTCATGGAAGTGCTTTAAAAACTTGCTATGATCGGGATATTTATGTTGGTACTGCATTGCTTGAATTGTATGCTAAGTCAGGAGAGATTGTTGAAGCACAGCGATTTTTTGAAGAAATGCCAAAAAATGATCTTATTCCATGGAGTCTGATGATAGCGCGGTATGCTCAGAGCGACAAAAGTTGGGAAGCTTTGGAGTTATTTCGTCGTATGAGGCAAGCATCTATTGTCCCTAACAATTTTACATTCGCCAGTGTGCTCCAAGCTTGTGCCTCTTTGGTCCTGCTCAATATGGGAAAGCAAATCCATTCGCATGTACTGAAAGTCGGTCTTCTCTTGAACGTGTTTGTGTCAAATTCCCTCATGGATGTTTATGCCAAGTGTGGTCAAATTGAGAACTCGATAAAGTTATTTGTGGAATCGCCAGAGCACAATGATGTTACATGGAACACCATAATTGTTGGTTATGTTCAATCCGGGGAGGCAAAGAAAGCAATGAATATATTTATACGCATGCTTGAATATGATGTGCAGCCAACTGAAGTGACATACTCAAGTGTTCTCCGTGCCTGTGCTAGTTTAGCAGCACTAGAGCCAGGGCTACAGGTTCACTCCTTAATTATCAAAACCACATATAACAAGGATACTGTAGTTGCAAATTCTTTGATAGATATGTATGCAAAATGCGGAAGAATTACTGATGCTCGAGTGATATTTGATAAGATGAATAAACAAGATGAAGTGTCATGGAATGCTATGATCTGTGGATATTCCACGCATGGCTTGGGTGTGGAGGCTCTAAATTTATTTGACATGATGCAGCAGTCCAATTCAAAACCTAATAAATTAACCTTTGTTGGTGTTCTCTCTGCATGTAGCAATGCAGGATTGTTAGAAAGAGGCCAAGCTCTCTTTAAGTCCATGTTAAAGGACTACGGCATTGAGCCGTGTATAGAACATTATACTTGCATGGTTTGGCTTCTTGGAAGATTAGGCCAATTTGATGAAGCAGCGAAGCTCATCGGAGAAATTCCGTATGATCCTAGTGTTATGGTGTGGCGTGCGCTGCTCGGTGCATGTGTTATTCATAAGAATATTGATCTCGGAAGTGTCTGTGCCCAGCGCGTACTTGAGATGGAGCCCGATGATGATGCCACCCATGTGCTGCTGTCAAACATGTATGCCACTGCAAAGAGATGGGACAAAGTTGCTTCGGTTAGAAAATGTATGCAAaagagaagagtgaagaaggaACCAGGCTTAAGCTGGGTTGAGAACCAAGGTGTGGTACATTATTTTACTGTGGGGGATACTTCTCATCCAGAGAATAAAGTAATATATGAAATGCTTGAATGGTTAAAGAAGAAAACCAGGGAAGCAGGATATATTCCTGATTGCaatgctgttttgcttgatgtGGAGGATGCCGAAAAGGAACGTCTATTGTGGGTGCATAGCGAAAGACTAGCACTGGCGTATGGTCTGCTTCGAATTCCACCGGCGAGTTCTGTACGTATCATTAAGAATCTCCGGATATGCACAGATTGTCATACTGTCATAAAGGTCATATCAAAATTTGTGCAGAGAGAAATTGTTGTTAGAGATATAAACCGGTTTCATCATTTTCGGAATGGGATTTGCTCATGTGGTGATTACTGGTAATTGTTGAAGTAACATAGGTAACTAGGTATTGCTTCTTTTGGTAACTGTATTATTGTGAATCATCTCCCAGAATAGTTAGGTAATTACACTTTCTCTTACATGTATTTGCCTATTTTCATCTCGATTTGAAAAGTATACACTTCAATTCTTCAAATATGATTTCTTATAATGATTGTTGTAGAAGAAAACAAGACTAATAAGTACAGATTTGGACTTTGGAACAAAAAGTTATAATAGTCTTGTAACATTTAACGACTATAACTAGCTCTTCAAAAGAGTAATAAATTTGAGTTTATACTTTTTTGCTCTCATTGAACATTTTTTTAACCTACACCTTTAATTTGGCACAGTTTTTATCAGTTTCAGAtcatattgaatttttttacttaaacAATAATAAGCTTGGATGTTtcacaaaaagagaaaaaaaaattgttaagaaTAG from Arachis duranensis cultivar V14167 chromosome 4, aradu.V14167.gnm2.J7QH, whole genome shotgun sequence encodes:
- the LOC107486565 gene encoding putative pentatricopeptide repeat-containing protein At5g13230, mitochondrial isoform X1, with the translated sequence MIIKSQFFYTRLSRITASCCCYFSVCSSQQPCLGAFDSHSFASTLQRTIQDGDADAGKRLHCHALKRGACLDLFAQNILLNAYVQSDSLDDALKLFDEMPLRNTISYITLAQGFSRSQQFHHALHLIRRLFREGHELNQFVFTTILKLLVSMDWTPMCCSVHACVYKLGHHTDAFVGTALIDAYSVCGNVEVARQVFDGICCKDMVSWTGMISCYAENHFYEDSLQLFGQMRSMGYNPNNFTISGALKSCLGLEAYDVGKSVHGSALKTCYDRDIYVGTALLELYAKSGEIVEAQRFFEEMPKNDLIPWSLMIARYAQSDKSWEALELFRRMRQASIVPNNFTFASVLQACASLVLLNMGKQIHSHVLKVGLLLNVFVSNSLMDVYAKCGQIENSIKLFVESPEHNDVTWNTIIVGYVQSGEAKKAMNIFIRMLEYDVQPTEVTYSSVLRACASLAALEPGLQVHSLIIKTTYNKDTVVANSLIDMYAKCGRITDARVIFDKMNKQDEVSWNAMICGYSTHGLGVEALNLFDMMQQSNSKPNKLTFVGVLSACSNAGLLERGQALFKSMLKDYGIEPCIEHYTCMVWLLGRLGQFDEAAKLIGEIPYDPSVMVWRALLGACVIHKNIDLGSVCAQRVLEMEPDDDATHVLLSNMYATAKRWDKVASVRKCMQKRRVKKEPGLSWVENQGVVHYFTVGDTSHPENKVIYEMLEWLKKKTREAGYIPDCNAVLLDVEDAEKERLLWVHSERLALAYGLLRIPPASSVRIIKNLRICTDCHTVIKVISKFVQREIVVRDINRFHHFRNGICSCGDYW
- the LOC107486565 gene encoding putative pentatricopeptide repeat-containing protein At5g13230, mitochondrial isoform X2 encodes the protein MDWTPMCCSVHACVYKLGHHTDAFVGTALIDAYSVCGNVEVARQVFDGICCKDMVSWTGMISCYAENHFYEDSLQLFGQMRSMGYNPNNFTISGALKSCLGLEAYDVGKSVHGSALKTCYDRDIYVGTALLELYAKSGEIVEAQRFFEEMPKNDLIPWSLMIARYAQSDKSWEALELFRRMRQASIVPNNFTFASVLQACASLVLLNMGKQIHSHVLKVGLLLNVFVSNSLMDVYAKCGQIENSIKLFVESPEHNDVTWNTIIVGYVQSGEAKKAMNIFIRMLEYDVQPTEVTYSSVLRACASLAALEPGLQVHSLIIKTTYNKDTVVANSLIDMYAKCGRITDARVIFDKMNKQDEVSWNAMICGYSTHGLGVEALNLFDMMQQSNSKPNKLTFVGVLSACSNAGLLERGQALFKSMLKDYGIEPCIEHYTCMVWLLGRLGQFDEAAKLIGEIPYDPSVMVWRALLGACVIHKNIDLGSVCAQRVLEMEPDDDATHVLLSNMYATAKRWDKVASVRKCMQKRRVKKEPGLSWVENQGVVHYFTVGDTSHPENKVIYEMLEWLKKKTREAGYIPDCNAVLLDVEDAEKERLLWVHSERLALAYGLLRIPPASSVRIIKNLRICTDCHTVIKVISKFVQREIVVRDINRFHHFRNGICSCGDYW